In Daphnia magna isolate NIES linkage group LG5, ASM2063170v1.1, whole genome shotgun sequence, a single genomic region encodes these proteins:
- the LOC116922568 gene encoding uncharacterized protein LOC116922568 produces the protein MIWKDEPGVDFFYVRIEKQAEKFVQETVDELLLLETNLQSELEQIPCEKETPTQNLMRPPPTIPPTPNLMISSPTISLPSKPIPETSTLPIQPERRLGLRPRNLLKPNYFSHRLCLLPLLIIPFFCRLHALNITICNCTAAQLKGFLKFTSDDCDYQISPLPTIPVYYDVYSTLPQITRFVGHSCTIWLEKKHIYTDFWGWQTPSQSRVPIEVNAHEFEKICDSRLCHGKSMDYLGNNKWSFERIPNVQGSWLQVTGDQLINCRLEEVTLETECANCTISSPIGDIPGGINGSVSHNLVTIVWKESLREVQQCKLRLVETGIAQRYLTNNSEIERIRDVEQQLDFVYNTTNKEYCNSSEKSYKQVIGKDKVILRLHSLTDTNAHPSKPLEEDIEKIADIIRAEISGAAHSQYARDRTTDGINGVTREIRALQCENRVLAHKTAIATAQHSGWLAASYLNLPTCSKLIATGESISVYQCSPKNSTITTEITNCGPQPKLGDYTLDTEAWELTPYTPCYWHKNFVNINGRAHFYKNSSWHPIVPGVIIQGHSLINTFPYEIDKLLALSLHPALTPYPMSTAAAIAEIIAAAKEEHSIDLGNPFHMSTLLSSLQKEKNVSLSSKFLRLQTMANRPAKM, from the exons gactttttttatgtaagaattgagaaacaagccgaaaaattcgtacaagaaacCGTAGATGAACTTCTACTcctagaaacaaaccttcaatctgagttagaacaaattccttgtgaaaaagaaactcctactcaaaatttgatgagacccccacccacaattcctcctactccaaatTTAATGATAAGTTCACCAACAATTTCCTTACCTTCCAAACCGATTCCAGAGACGTCAACCTTACCCATACAACCAGAGCGTCGCCTCGGGTTACGTCCTCggaatcttttaaaacca aattacttttctcatagattatgtcttctacccctcctcatcataccgtttttctgtcgcctccatgctcttaacatcactatttgtaattgtacgGCTGCTCAGCTAAAAGGGTTCCTAAAATTCACTAGCGATGactgtgattatcaaataagcccccttcccactattccagtatattatgatgtctattctactcttccccaaatcacccgttttgttggccattcgtgtaccatatggctggaaaagaaacacatctatactgacttctggggttggcaaactccaagtcaatcaagagtgccaatagaagtcaatgcacatgaatttgaaaaaatttgtgattcccgattgtgccatggcaaaagcatggactacttaggaaacaataagtggtcgttcgaacgtattccaaatgtgcagggtagctggcttcaagtcacaggtgatcagctgatcaactgccgattagaagaagttactttagaaactgagtgcgctaactgtacgataagttcacccattggcgatataccgggagggatcaacggatccgtttctcacaacctagtgaccattgtctggaaagaatcgttaagagaagttcaacagtgcaaactaaggcttgtggaaacaggtatcgctcaacgttacctgactaacaacagcgaaatagaaagaattcgtgacgtcgaacaacaacttgactttgtttacaatacaacTAACAAGGAATATTGCAATTCATCcgaaaaaagttacaaacaagtaatcggaAAGGACAAAGTAattttacgtttacattctttaactgataccaacgctcatccgagtaaaccactggaagaagacatcgaaaaaattgctgacattatccgggctgaaatcagcggagcagcacattctcaatacgcacgagaccgaactaccgatggaataaatggagtgactcgagaaattcgagctctgcaatgtgaaaatcgagtgctggcacacaaaactgctatcgccaccgcacaacacagtggatggcttgctgccagttaccttaatttacccacatgtagcaaattgatagccactggtgaatcgatcagcgtctatcaatgctccccgaaaaattcaacgatcaccactgaaatcacaaactgtggtcctcaacccaaactcggcgactacactttagacactgaagcatgggaactgacgccttacaccccctgttactggcacaaaaatttcgtcaacatcaacggccgagcacatttctacaaaaacagttcttggcatccaatcgtccccggtgtaataatccaaggacatagtttgatcaacacttttccgtatgaaattgataagctaCTGGCACTAAGTTTACACCCCGCGCTAACCCCCTACCCGATGAGCACCGCAGCTGCAATCGCCGAGATAATAgctgctgctaaagaagaacatagcatcgaccttggaaatccttttcacatgagcactcttctttcctcactccaaaaagaaaagaacgtttccctgtcgtctaagtttctta GGCTGCAAACAATGGCGAATCGACCAgccaaaatgtaa
- the LOC116933265 gene encoding uncharacterized protein LOC116933265, with the protein MAYVLNFGLGPLFNENLRAQVKSSICITGYFDESTNRVIKQGFFERCKAQDLLEHFKLGFAGLPFDKLIQVSMDGPNVNWSFLNKLEQDLVIELSEKNVDPPGRFELGSCGLHVGHGAFRSGHDIVNWKVQQALTCSYWLFKESTLRKAEFKAIAKSTCLPKKFCSTRWVENVEPAKTLLAISPHLEIFLKEAKQSRKESLHSWKTLVEFFSDPFYKAKLQFFICVGQEIEHKFQSLNPMAPLLFEELLQILTQLLKRFLKPQFFEQFEGRPYKVVTADLENEEYFLACEKIKIGSGAVSEKISRQNVFENHRTIPLRYSIVRAKSCFDPEVLLSQPEIARKRNELLREIFVKANRLTHSDSDKIESQFDKLVTLVGSKLKPDFEAFHPDPSCNIEQKRLVYDYIMKVGGPNKVDIGFQMIREARLASNRYKMALQEKKAPTRSGKATIAKKKVRDRSFEHQTKYCTYDC; encoded by the exons ATGGCCtatgttttaaattttggtcTCGGTCCcctttttaatgaaaatctACGTGCTCAAGTAAAAAGCAGTATTTGTATCACGGGATACTTTGACGAATCGACCAACAGAGTCATCAAGCAAG GTTTCTTCGAGCGATGCAAAGCACAAGATTTGCTAGAACATTTCAAACTGGGATTTGCTGGTCTTCCTTTTGACAAACTGATTCAAGTGTCAATGGATGGGCCAAATGTTAATTGGAGTTTCTTAAATAAGCTCGAACAGGATCTTGTGATCGAACTTAGTGAAAAAAATGTGGACCCTCCCGGTCGATTTGAATTAGGATCGTGCGGGCTGCACGTTGGCCACGGAGCATTCCGAAGTGGTCATGACATTGTAAATTGGAAAGTTCAACAGGCTCTCACGTGCAGCTACTGGCTTTTCAAAGAAAGTACCTTGAGAAAAGCTGAGTTTAAAGCAATAGCAAAGTCAACTTGTTTGCCGAAGAAATTTTGCTCCACCCGTTGGGTAGAAAATGTTGAGCCTGCCAAAACTCTACTTGCTATTTCTCCAcatttagaaatttttttgaaagaagccAAGCAAAGCAGGAAGGAGAGTCTTCACAGCTGGAAAACGCTGGTGGAATTTTTTAGTGATCCTTTCTACAAGGCCAAACTtcagttttttatttgtgttggACAGGAGATTGAGCACAAATTCCAATCTCTGAACCCAATGGCTCCATTGTTATTTGAAGAACTGTTGCAAATTTTAACGCAACTTTTAAAACGTTTTTTGAAACCTCAATTTTTTGAACAATTTGAAGGACGGCCCTACAAAGTCGTCACTGCCGACTTGGAAAACGAGGAATATTTTCTTGCTtgtgaaaaaattaaaattggcAGTGGAGCAGTAagtgaa AAAATTTCTCGTCAAAATGTGTTCGAAAATCATCGAACGATCCCCCTTCGATATTCAATCGTTAGGGCAAAATCTTGTTTTGACCCGGAGGTTCTTCTATCACAACCCGAGATTGCACGAAAGAGGAACGAACTTTTGCGCGAAATTTTCGTTAAAGCTAACCGTCTTACCCATTCAGACAGTGATAAAATTGAATCTCAATTTGACAAACTCGTGACATTAGTTGGCTCTAAGTTGAAACCAGATTTTGAAGCTTTTCATCCAGACCCAAGTTGCAATATTGAGCAAAAGAG attAGTCTACGACTATATCATGAAGGTTGGAGGGCCAAATAAAGTCGATATTGGCTTCCAGATGATCAGAGAAGCCCGTTTAGCTTCAAATCGCTACAAAATGGCcttgcaagaaaaaaaagcaccAACAAGATCAGGAAAAGCGACAATcgcaaaaaagaaagttaGAGACAGAAGCTTTGAACATCAGACGAAATATTGCACGTACGACTGTTGA